In Kocuria turfanensis, a single genomic region encodes these proteins:
- a CDS encoding LacI family DNA-binding transcriptional regulator, translated as MKRTTLSEVAAQAGVSKGTVSKVLNGRPDVGEDTREKVRAAAAVLGYTGSAARRPRPAIVLVFDTLESNYSLQVMAGAVDACGRADADLLLNTLPALEQGDLPPFSDDWFAVCGRRGETAVVAVTTPLTAEQVAAAAHAQVPLVAIDPVNSLPSTVPSIGSTNWAGGYAATTHLAELGHRRIGHLAGAGGSVPARERLAGYRSALESAELPRDPRLVAGDGFSYEAGFDAAQQLLELEDPPTALFAASDEAALGAFEAARQASLRVPEDLSVVGFDDTLIARWASPKLTTVRQPLHAMGEMAVEQALALLAGGSRRTHPLQLQTSLVERSSTAPPRPA; from the coding sequence ATGAAGAGAACGACGCTGAGCGAGGTGGCGGCGCAGGCCGGCGTGTCCAAGGGCACCGTCTCGAAGGTGCTCAACGGGCGCCCCGACGTCGGGGAGGACACCCGGGAGAAGGTCCGGGCCGCGGCCGCGGTGCTGGGCTACACGGGCTCCGCCGCGCGGCGCCCCCGCCCGGCGATCGTGCTGGTGTTCGACACCCTGGAGAGCAACTACTCGCTGCAGGTCATGGCCGGTGCCGTGGACGCCTGCGGCCGCGCCGACGCCGACCTGCTGCTGAACACCCTGCCCGCCCTGGAGCAGGGCGACCTCCCGCCCTTCTCCGACGACTGGTTCGCGGTCTGCGGCCGGAGGGGCGAGACGGCGGTCGTGGCCGTGACCACGCCGCTGACCGCGGAGCAGGTGGCGGCGGCGGCCCACGCGCAGGTCCCGCTGGTGGCCATCGACCCCGTCAACAGCCTGCCCTCCACGGTGCCGAGCATCGGCTCCACGAACTGGGCCGGCGGCTACGCGGCCACCACGCACCTGGCCGAGCTCGGGCACCGCCGGATCGGCCACCTCGCCGGCGCGGGCGGGTCGGTCCCGGCGCGCGAGCGCCTGGCCGGGTACCGCAGCGCCCTGGAGAGCGCGGAGCTCCCGCGCGACCCCCGGCTCGTGGCGGGGGACGGCTTCAGCTACGAGGCCGGCTTCGACGCCGCCCAGCAGCTGCTGGAGCTCGAGGACCCGCCGACCGCGCTGTTCGCGGCCTCCGACGAGGCCGCGCTGGGCGCGTTCGAGGCGGCGCGGCAGGCGTCCCTGCGGGTGCCCGAGGACCTGAGCGTCGTGGGCTTCGACGACACGCTGATCGCCCGCTGGGCCTCCCCGAAGCTGACCACGGTGCGCCAGCCCCTGCACGCCATGGGGGAGATGGCGGTCGAGCAGGCGCTCGCCCTGCTGGCCGGCGGGTCCCGCCGCACGCACCCGCTCCAGCTGCAGACCTCGCTGGTCGAGCGCTCCTCGACCGCCCCGCCCCGCCCGGCCTGA